From Nilaparvata lugens isolate BPH chromosome 7, ASM1435652v1, whole genome shotgun sequence, one genomic window encodes:
- the LOC111055011 gene encoding organic cation transporter protein has protein sequence MSNKMSDEEDLESLMSHIGEFGSYQWRQFLLLILGATTAGLHMLSVVTVAAVPEHRCAIPDLDENSTNYFDNSDLFALWIPTLSNGNQDPCHYIDYNTNETESCSKWMYDTTYYKSSRGMEWNFVCANRWKSAVTQSSYMFGVFTGAVTLGSMADKYGRKIIFYISAIFQLLFGVGVAFVPEFYSYLVVMFFYGLFGSAGSYITGFVIAMEIVGPSKRTAVGLTFQGMFALGVMLVALWGALIPDRVILQVVYGLHSLMLVGHWWLIDESPRWLWSQGRYLEAVTIIEKAIKINGGVDTELDKTKFLSGRKYANVNQEQQTYSVLDMFRTPKLRLKSLNTGLNWFANSLVYYGLSLNAGKLFGNPYLVLFILGLVEIPSYFVSTALLDRTGRRCLTSTFMLLGGLACMAAALIPRVSDLGSMLATAVVFFGKFCISASFAIIYNYSAELFPTVIRNTAMGVGSMCARFSATLTPLISLMDSFDPRVPTVVFATVALVSGALTLLLPETMNKPMPQSLDDGENFGEGDTCCSTGCFGKKTSGTSVPMQDLTPL, from the exons atgtCAAACAAAATGAGTGACGAGGAGGACCTGGAATCATTGATGTCACATATCG gTGAATTTGGATCGTATCAATGGCGACAATTTCTGCTGCTAATTTTGGGGGCAACAACAGCAGGTCTACACATGTTGTCTGTTGTTACCGTGGCTGCTGTACCTGAGCACAG ATGTGCGATCCCAGATCTGGATGAGAATAGCacaaattattttgataatagcGACCTTTTTGCCTTATGGATACCAACACTGTCAAATGGAAATCAAGATCCATGCCACTATATCGACTACAACACCAATGAAACGGAGAGCTGCAGCAAATGGATGTATGACACCACTTATTACAAGTCATCTAGAGGAATGGAG TGGAATTTTGTTTGCGCAAATCGGTGGAAGAGCGCAGTGACACAGTCTTCCTACATGTTCGGAGTCTTCACCGGAGCAGTCACTCTGGGGAGCATGGCTGATAA ATATGGGCgcaaaataatattctacataTCAGCTATTTTCCAGCTTCTGTTTGGAGTTGGCGTCGCGTTTGTTCCGGAATTCTACAGCTACTTGGTGGTCATGTTCTTCTATGGTCTTTTTGGATCAGCTGGGTCTTACATTACTGGATTTGTCATAG CCATGGAAATCGTGGGCCCATCAAAGCGTACCGCGGTTGGATTGACGTTCCAGGGCATGTTTGCCCTAGGAGTGATGCTTGTAGCTCTGTGGGGAGCCCTGATACCCGACAGGGTGATTCTCCAAGTTGTTTACGGACTACACAGCCTTATGTTGGTCGGGCATTGGTG GCTAATTGACGAGTCCCCCAGATGGCTATGGTCACAGGGGAGGTACTTGGAAGCTGTGACGATAATAGAGAAAGCAATCAAGATTAATGGTGGAGTCGACACGGAACTGGACAAAACAAAGTTTTTGTCAGGCAGGAAATACGCGAATGTAAACCAAGAGCAGCAGACATACAGTGTTTTAGACATGTTCCGCACACCCAAGCTACGTCTCAAGTCGTTGAATACTGGATTGAATTG GTTCGCAAACAGCCTCGTATACTACGGCCTATCGCTGAACGCGGGCAAACTGTTCGGCAACCCTTACCTGGTGCTGTTTATCCTGGGTCTCGTGGAGATTCCCAGCTACTTCGTGTCGACCGCCCTGCTAGATCGGACAGGGCGAAGGTGTCTCACTTCCACATTCATGCTGCTTGGAGGACTAGCTTGCATGGCCGCAGCGCTCATTCCGAGAG TTTCCGACTTGGGTAGTATGTTGGCAACAGCAGTGGTGTTCTTCGGCAAGTTCTGTATATCGGCCTCGTTTGCAATAATCTACAACTACAGTGCAGAGCTGTTTCCCACTGTGATCAGGAACACAGCCATGGGTGTGGGCAGCATGTGTGCCCGCTTCAGCGCTACACTCACTCCCCTCATATCACTCATG GACTCTTTCGATCCCCGCGTACCCACCGTGGTGTTCGCGACAGTGGCGCTGGTATCAGGCGCTCTCACTCTACTGCTGCCTGAAACCATGAACAAACCAATGCCACAATCGCTCGATGACGGAGAGAACTTCGGAGAGGGAGATACCTGCTGCTCCACGGGATGCTTCGGCAAGAAAACAAGCGGAACTTCAGTGCCTATGCAGGATCTCACACCGTTATGA